The Betta splendens chromosome 4, fBetSpl5.4, whole genome shotgun sequence genome contains a region encoding:
- the LOC114854206 gene encoding receptor-transporting protein 3-like, whose amino-acid sequence MAQEEWTRILQSKMNEHSRGHTWQLEFDDSIEPEFPNPGWKEYIRNTCARFRCSMCRRSWPSNRVMVVFHMRLTNGQGTVRTRRFRQNCKRCTAAPMETPDVAPEDVTSLMEHLVQKIRIKCYNENLGQSNRPFRSIDVNSPHEPSHCEGCIRGVCTRSENSFKFKFY is encoded by the exons GCGCATCCTCCAGAGCAAAATGAACGAGCACTCCCGTGGACACACCTGGCAACTGGAGTTCGACGACAGTATTGAGCCGGAATTCCCGAACCCTGGATGGAAAGAGTACATCAGGAACACTTGTGCAAG GTTCCGCTGCTCAatgtgcaggaggagctggccctCCAACCGGGTGATGGTCGTCTTCCACATGCGCCTGACGAACGGACAGGGCACGGTCAGGACGAGGCGCTTCCGCCAAAACTGCAAGAGATGCACCGCAGCTCCGATGGAGACGCCCGACGTCGCCCCGGAGGACGTCACCAGCCTCATGGAGCATCTGGTGCAGAAGATCAGAATAAAATGCTACAATGAAAACCTGGGGCAAAGCAACAGGCCGTTCAGAAGCATTGATGTCAACAGTCCCCACGAGCCGTCCCACTGCGAGGGCTGCATCAGAGGCGTCTGCACAAGGAGTGAAAACAGCTTCAAGTTCAAATTCTATTGA
- the LOC114854203 gene encoding 5-hydroxytryptamine receptor 3C isoform X1, producing the protein MTPEDTGLKRLFPSVKFMLVVLILMPAPSTPMLQNCSQPNQPALLDALNPVFNLSAIRPVMNLTTCTNITTFFTLYGILGVVGSGLRFYSLIFYCRKSKAKCFKVAPRALQDEKAQLLNTYIWLDYWWMNEFISWDPIQCGTDKIALPREKFWTPDIVINEFMNENTAPTVPYMYLSSDGSVHDALPVRVVSSCNLDIYTFPFDVQTCNLSFNSYLHSAKDIKIVLGLPAESISEFSKEAMATMGEWELLDITADKPPHPDEDESTYIDMLVFHITVRRRPTMYVVNLLLPSCFLITVDLFSFLLPPQTVDRSSFKMTLILGYTVFLLIMNDLLPITGNTIPLINVFFSLCLALMVASLLETILVTNLLCGSARFPPVPRWVRVLVLQFLGCLLCLPHTQEESDTEVSAVKAKSETDEERPEEREPATEDKAVEELRSLGRDLQAVRQQVERQLGRKREAEDWMQVGFIIDRLLFTVYILFLSVSFITIIIIWVTSYKQ; encoded by the exons ATGACACCCGAGGACACAGGACTGAAG CGACTCTTTCCTTCAGTCAAGTTCATGCTGGTTGTGCTGATTCTTATGCCAG CTCCGTCCACGCCCATGCTGCAGAACTGCTCTCAGCCAAACCAGCCCGCTCTGCTGGACGCCCTGAACCCGGTCTTCAACTTGAGCGCCATACGACCAGTCATGAACCTGACAACCTGCACCAACATCACCACGTTCTTCACTCTGTATGGGATACTGGGAGTGGTGGGTTCAGGGTTGCGCTTTTACAGTTTGATCTTTTACTGcaggaaaagcaaagcaaagtgcTTTAAAGTTGCTCCTCGCGCGTTGCAGGATGAAAAGGCTCAGCTGTTGAACACGTACATCTGGCTGGACTAC TGGTGGATGAACGAGTTCATCAGCTGGGATCCGATCCAGTGCGGCACCGACAAGATCGCTCTCCCCAGAGAGAAGTTCTGGACGCCTGATATTGTGATCAACGAATT catgaatgaaaacacagccCCGACGGTCCCCTACATGTACCTGTCCAGCGACGGCTCCGTTCACGACGCTCTGCCCGTCAGAGTGGTCAGCTCCTGCAACCTTGACATCTACACCTTCCCCTTCGACGTCCAGACGTGCAACTTGAGTTTCAACTCCTACCTCCACTCGG CAAAGGACATCAAGATTGTCCTGGGTTTGCCCGCCGAGAGCATCTCTGAGTTTTCCAAGGAGGCGATGGCCACTATGGGGGagtgggagctgctggacaTCACCGCTGACAAACCGCCCCACCCCGATGAGGATGAATCTACCTACATTGACATGCTGGTTTTCCAC ATCACCGTGAGGCGCAGACCCACCATGTACGTGGTGAACCTCCTGCTGCCCAGCTGCTTCCTCATCACCGTCGACCtcttcagcttcctgctgcctccGCAGACTGTGGACCGGTCGTCCTTCAAGATGACCCTCATCCTGGGCTACACCGTCTTCCTGCTCATCATGAACGACCTGCTGCCCATCACCGGCAACACCATACCGCTCATAA AtgtgttcttctctctctgcctggCCCTGATGGTGGCCAGCCTCCTGGAGACCATCCTGGTCACCAACCTGCTGTGCGGCTCTGCCAGGTTCCCGCCCGTCCCTCGCTGGGTCCGGGTGCTCGTTCTGCAGTTCCTGGGCTGTCTGCTTTGCCTGcctcacacacaggaagagtCAG acactgaagtcAGCGCTGTGAAGGCAAAGAGCGAGACGGATGAGGAGCGTCCGGAGGAGAGGGAACCAGCGACGGAGGACAAGGccgtggaggagctgaggagcctgGGCAGAGACCTCCAGGCCGTCCGCCAACAGGTGGAGCGGCAGCTGGGCAGAAAGCGGGAGGCAGAGGACTGGATGCAGGTGGGCTTCATCATAGACCGCCTGCTGTTCACCGTCtacatcctcttcctctcggTCAgcttcatcaccatcatcattatcTGGGTGACCTCATACAAACAGTGA
- the LOC114854203 gene encoding 5-hydroxytryptamine receptor 3A isoform X2, with protein sequence MTPEDTGLKRLFPSVKFMLVVLILMPAPSTPMLQNCSQPNQPALLDALNPVFNLSAIRPVMNLTTCTNITTFFTLYGILGVDEKAQLLNTYIWLDYWWMNEFISWDPIQCGTDKIALPREKFWTPDIVINEFMNENTAPTVPYMYLSSDGSVHDALPVRVVSSCNLDIYTFPFDVQTCNLSFNSYLHSAKDIKIVLGLPAESISEFSKEAMATMGEWELLDITADKPPHPDEDESTYIDMLVFHITVRRRPTMYVVNLLLPSCFLITVDLFSFLLPPQTVDRSSFKMTLILGYTVFLLIMNDLLPITGNTIPLINVFFSLCLALMVASLLETILVTNLLCGSARFPPVPRWVRVLVLQFLGCLLCLPHTQEESDTEVSAVKAKSETDEERPEEREPATEDKAVEELRSLGRDLQAVRQQVERQLGRKREAEDWMQVGFIIDRLLFTVYILFLSVSFITIIIIWVTSYKQ encoded by the exons ATGACACCCGAGGACACAGGACTGAAG CGACTCTTTCCTTCAGTCAAGTTCATGCTGGTTGTGCTGATTCTTATGCCAG CTCCGTCCACGCCCATGCTGCAGAACTGCTCTCAGCCAAACCAGCCCGCTCTGCTGGACGCCCTGAACCCGGTCTTCAACTTGAGCGCCATACGACCAGTCATGAACCTGACAACCTGCACCAACATCACCACGTTCTTCACTCTGTATGGGATACTGGGAGTG GATGAAAAGGCTCAGCTGTTGAACACGTACATCTGGCTGGACTAC TGGTGGATGAACGAGTTCATCAGCTGGGATCCGATCCAGTGCGGCACCGACAAGATCGCTCTCCCCAGAGAGAAGTTCTGGACGCCTGATATTGTGATCAACGAATT catgaatgaaaacacagccCCGACGGTCCCCTACATGTACCTGTCCAGCGACGGCTCCGTTCACGACGCTCTGCCCGTCAGAGTGGTCAGCTCCTGCAACCTTGACATCTACACCTTCCCCTTCGACGTCCAGACGTGCAACTTGAGTTTCAACTCCTACCTCCACTCGG CAAAGGACATCAAGATTGTCCTGGGTTTGCCCGCCGAGAGCATCTCTGAGTTTTCCAAGGAGGCGATGGCCACTATGGGGGagtgggagctgctggacaTCACCGCTGACAAACCGCCCCACCCCGATGAGGATGAATCTACCTACATTGACATGCTGGTTTTCCAC ATCACCGTGAGGCGCAGACCCACCATGTACGTGGTGAACCTCCTGCTGCCCAGCTGCTTCCTCATCACCGTCGACCtcttcagcttcctgctgcctccGCAGACTGTGGACCGGTCGTCCTTCAAGATGACCCTCATCCTGGGCTACACCGTCTTCCTGCTCATCATGAACGACCTGCTGCCCATCACCGGCAACACCATACCGCTCATAA AtgtgttcttctctctctgcctggCCCTGATGGTGGCCAGCCTCCTGGAGACCATCCTGGTCACCAACCTGCTGTGCGGCTCTGCCAGGTTCCCGCCCGTCCCTCGCTGGGTCCGGGTGCTCGTTCTGCAGTTCCTGGGCTGTCTGCTTTGCCTGcctcacacacaggaagagtCAG acactgaagtcAGCGCTGTGAAGGCAAAGAGCGAGACGGATGAGGAGCGTCCGGAGGAGAGGGAACCAGCGACGGAGGACAAGGccgtggaggagctgaggagcctgGGCAGAGACCTCCAGGCCGTCCGCCAACAGGTGGAGCGGCAGCTGGGCAGAAAGCGGGAGGCAGAGGACTGGATGCAGGTGGGCTTCATCATAGACCGCCTGCTGTTCACCGTCtacatcctcttcctctcggTCAgcttcatcaccatcatcattatcTGGGTGACCTCATACAAACAGTGA
- the LOC114854812 gene encoding 5-hydroxytryptamine receptor 3A-like, translating into MPEVKLTQLLLICCMLHWGNCTYNVKCSKPNPQSLNKALGGLFNDSQVFPVGRFSTLNVSIKITVVAILGVNERSQILSTVIWQVLQWNIGGLSWNETTCGTNRVSVLRENLWVPDIYISEFTEEDKTAFKPPYVYLNSTGYVYDDQPLLVQSSCKLVTYTFPFDIQNCSLSFGSYLHFDTDIQMFLSSTRDHILNESKEVVQTNGEWELADIFIDDKHTVVLEVGNYSRVQFFIVLRRRPLVYVVTLLLPSCFLLGVDLFSFLLPTQSVDRCSFKMTLLLGYTVFLFTVSELLPVTGGSTPLISVFFSVSLALMVASLLETVLITNLQNSSSKQVTAPHWFRVLVLQYLSVVVCLSEQKRKTLNSVFHTNSNKDSSLSCTISHTLSQELQSVSDDSEKDSNPTLEELRKLRHEVRAIRVQVDKHREENISQEWVMIGLVLDRLLFSLYLVFISVSFLVIVFVWIWSTSYCMQNE; encoded by the exons ATGCCAGAGGTGAAGctcactcagctgctcctcatctgCTGCATGCTGCACTGGG GTAACTGTACATATAATGTGAAGTGTTCCAAGCCCAACCCTCAAAGCCTGAATAAAGCACTTGGGGGCCTATTCAATGATTCCCAAGTCTTTCCTGTTGGGAGGTTTTCTACACTTAATGTATCCATCAAAATCACCGTGGTGGCAATTCTAGGAGTG AATGAAAGGTCTCAAATCCTGTCCACAGTCATATGGCAGGTCCTG CAGTGGAACATAGGAGGACTGAGCTGGAACGAGACCACGTGTGGCACGAACAGAGTGTCTGTGCTTCGTGAAAACCTTTGGGTCCCTGACATCTACATCTCTGAGTT CACCGAAGAAGACAAAACTGCCTTCAAGCCTCCCTACGTCTACCTGAACAGCACGGGCTATGTTTACGATGACCAGCCACTGCTGGTGCAAAGCTCCTGTAAACTGGTGACCTACACATTCCCCTTCGACATCCAGAACTGCTCTCTGTCCTTCGGCTCCTACCTGCACTTTG ATACAGACATCCAGATGTTTCTAAGCTCCACGCGTGACCACATCCTGAACGAATCCAAGGAAGTGGTGCAGACTAATGGAGAGTGGGAACTGGCAGACATCTTTATAGACGAtaaacacacagttgtgttgGAAGTGGGAAACTACTCTCGTGTCCAGTTCTTT ATCGTTTTGAGACGCAGGCCGCTCGTCTACGTGGTGACTCTCCTGCTGCCCAGCTGTTTCCTCCTCGGTGTGGACCtcttcagcttcctgctgcctaCTCAAAGCGTGGACCGCTGCTCATTCAAGATGACCCTCCTCCTGGGCTACACCGTCTTCCTGTTCACTGTGAGCGAACTGCTGCCCGTCACCGGGGGGAGCACGCCTCTCATCA GCGTGTTCTTCTCCGTCAGCCTCGCTCTGATGGTGGCCAGTCTGTTGGAGACCGTGTTGATCACCAACCTCCAGAACAGCTCCAGCAAACAGGTCACGGCGCCTCATTGGTTCAGGGTGCTCGTCTTACAATACCTGTCTGTTGTTGTCTGCCTCTCAGAACAGAAAAGGAAAACCCTAAACTCTGTGTTTCACACCAATTCTAATAAAG ACTCATCCCTGAGTTGCACAATCAGCCACACCTTGTCACAAGAGCTTCAAAGCGTGTCTGATGATTCAGAAAAAGACAGCAACCCGACTCTGGAAGAGCTGAGGAAGCTGAGGCATGAGGTCAGGGCCATCCGTGTCCAGGTggacaaacacagggaggagaACATCTCACAGGAGTGGGTAATGATCGGGCTGGTCCTCGACCGCCTGCTGTTCAGTTTGTACCTCGTCTTCATCAGTGTCAGCTTTCTGGTCATTGTATTTGTCTGGATCTGGAGCACCTCATACTGTATGCAAAATGAATAA
- the LOC121201658 gene encoding LOW QUALITY PROTEIN: 5-hydroxytryptamine receptor 3C (The sequence of the model RefSeq protein was modified relative to this genomic sequence to represent the inferred CDS: inserted 1 base in 1 codon) has protein sequence MYESGCRESLSVRREFDEGGSFLWVGAVGVFSYRRLGLWRVNVSRYNVPPSETTSRAPQQELTFLDRLAACGILALSGSPGMSPTQRSIAAVSGLLVMAASLCYGKLSCDAGHSGPTYESIQAVFDLQSFRPAVNLSNPTTVNISFTLYAVLGVNEKTQILTTFLWLRLYWKHEFLVWDPDECDGVTKISLPVRQLWSPDIIVYEFVDDDVSQACPYVYVNHTGHIRWDRMLRLVSSCNLEIFSFPFDVQNCTFTFGSYMHTIKDVRLSPALTFKEMSENSRRYLEASGEWELVDILGETSILQFGIDEWDIITFWVVVKRRPVLYVVNLLIPSSFLMLIDILSFYLPPHSVDRASFKMTLILGYTVFLLIMNDLLPSTANGTPIIGIYFSVCLALMVISLLETVVITNVLHHSSMKYQTIPKWVRVVVLKHIANMICYQWPAGVQPPLKPXTQKPESSSGPSGTGTSQQAAQAPAQAAARQPTGSGAAAAPAELQQICQYLSDLRSHLTSLQKESELQEQWCHVGYILDYLLFRIYLLLISCYALVVVIMWCMWIRQT, from the exons ATGTATGAGTCCGGGTGCAGGGAGTCACTGAGTGTAAGACGTGAATTTGATGAAGGTGGATCGTTCCTGTGGGTCGGTGCCGTGGGTGTGTTCAGTTACAGAAGGTTAGGCCTCTGGAGGGTTAATGTTAGTCGTTACAATGTCCCACCAAGTGAGACAACAAGCCGTGCTCCGCAGCAGGAGCTCACTTTTCTGGACCGGCTCGCTGCCTGCGGGATATTGGCTCTGTCAGGATCACCCGGCATGAGTCCGACTCAGAGGAGCATCGCTGCCGTCTCAGGTCTGCTCGTCATGGCAG CGTCTCTGTGTTACGGTAAACTGAGCTGTGATGCAGGACACAGCGGTCCCACCTACGAGTCCATCCAGGCCGTGTTTGACCTGCAGTCCTTCAGACCAGCGGTGAACCTGAGCAACCCCACCACCGTCAACATCTCCTTCACTCTGTACGCCGTCCTCGGGGTG AATGAGAAGACCCAGATACTCACTACTTTCCTGTGGCTGAGACTG tACTGGAAGCACGAGTTCCTGGTTTGGGATCCTGATGAGTGCGACGGCGTCACTAAGATTTCTCTCCCTGTGAGGCAGCTCTGGTCTCCAGACATCATCGTGTACGAATT cGTGGACGACGACGTGTCCCAGGCGTGTCCTTACGTCTACGTCAACCACACGGGCCACATCCGCTGGGACAGGATGCTGCGGCTGGTCTCCTCCTGCAACCTGGAGATCTTCAGCTTCCCCTTTGACGTGCAGAACTGCACCTTTACGTTTGGCTCTTACATGCACACCA TAAAGGATGTAAGGCTGAGTCCAGCTCTGACCTTCAAGGAGATGTCCGAGAACTCCAGGCGTTACTTGGAAGCCAGTGGAGAGTGGGAGCTGGTGGACATACTGGGAGAGACCTCCATCCTCCAGTTCGGGATAGACGAGTGGGACATCATCACCTTCTGG GTGGTTGTGAAACGGCGTCCGGTGCTCTACGTGGTTAACCTGCTGATCCCCAGCTCCTTCCTCATGCTCATCGACATCCTGTCCTTCTACCTGCCCCCCCACAGCGTCGACCGCGCCTCCTTCAAGATGACCCTCATCCTGGGCTACACGGTCTTTCTGCTCATCATGAACGACCTGCTGCCCAGTACAGCAAACGGGACGCCCATCATAG GCATCTATTTCTCCGTGTGTCTGGCCCTCATGGTCATCAGTCTCCTGGAGACGGTCGTCATCACCAACGTCCTCCACCACAGCTCCATGAAGTACCAAACCATTCCAAAGTGGGTGAGAGTGGTGGTCCTCAAACACATAGCCAACATGATCTGCTACCAGTGGCCGGCGGGCGTCCAGCCGCCCCTAAAGC ACACACAGAAACCAGAGAGCTCAAGCGGCCCCTCGGGGACCGGCACCAGCCAGCAGGCCGCCCAGGCGCCCGCCCAGGCGGCCGCCCGGCAGCCGACCGGCAGCGGAG CCGCAGCTGCTCCGGCCGAACTGCAGCAGATCTGCCAGTACCTGAGCGACCTTCGCTCCCACCTGACCTCGCTGCAGAAGGAGagcgagctgcaggagcagtggTGCCACGTCGGATACATCCTCGACTACCTGCTCTTCCGCATctacctgctgctcatctcctgCTACGCCCTGGTGGTCGTCATCATGTGGTGCATGTGGATCCGACAGACCTAG